The following are encoded in a window of Amphibacillus xylanus NBRC 15112 genomic DNA:
- a CDS encoding sensor domain-containing diguanylate cyclase, whose amino-acid sequence MISRKKQIAVWGIWLFIWPPIITTLFYKYYPTETFDLSNLVIFILLALTTAVFPIQINKSSIFPIFGVSLAVYLLFGLYIEVMFTQVAVVFVILKLIKNKCEHHRVALNSLSFLFVSILSAASYQIVGIYIPYRLMFLNVNIIQILAYMVTYFLVNQLIYYLIKCFFYGKKSSFLDEGFYFLLISMTYTLPTGILTVYLYKMYDLLGVAIIGVLMITTLISFKLYYRSVRTNRYLQIVNDMAKELAQQLTKGCVVHTYLDKLTNHFSLGKIALYDLIDEEKFQLTHFYDKGKVIEIEANPFTIDRQSFIRELINNDSNYVYYRRAKEWQFYNLPDLNKTGESLLAMPIKRDNQVIAILIIIKNKRDAFEESLISTLSVINTYFGIALGNARYYEEIRKDSKTDHLTGLPNLRHFEYDLRNYQNHLATTINFTVNTSIIILDLDHFKKINDQYGHECGNELLIKVAELLDLFFTNKGTVYRYGGEEFIIFLPNYSHESTLDLAERIRKQLEQTEFICHNYMVLNRPEISLKMTASLGVASYPEKTDDINELLRIADRAMYLGAKREGRNKVAAYQS is encoded by the coding sequence ATGATATCAAGGAAAAAACAAATAGCAGTATGGGGAATCTGGTTGTTTATTTGGCCACCGATCATTACAACGCTATTTTATAAATATTATCCAACGGAGACATTCGATTTATCTAATCTAGTAATCTTTATCTTATTAGCACTTACTACGGCAGTATTTCCAATTCAAATAAATAAATCGTCAATTTTTCCGATTTTCGGAGTTAGTTTAGCGGTTTATTTACTGTTTGGTTTATATATTGAAGTTATGTTTACGCAAGTTGCAGTTGTCTTTGTTATTCTTAAACTAATCAAAAATAAATGTGAACATCATCGTGTGGCATTAAATTCACTGTCTTTTTTATTTGTATCGATTTTATCAGCAGCAAGCTATCAAATTGTAGGCATATATATCCCGTATCGTCTGATGTTTTTAAATGTTAATATCATTCAGATTCTAGCTTATATGGTTACTTACTTTTTAGTTAACCAGTTGATATATTATTTGATTAAGTGTTTTTTTTATGGAAAGAAATCATCATTTTTAGATGAGGGTTTTTATTTCTTGTTGATCAGTATGACATATACTTTGCCAACAGGTATTTTAACTGTCTATCTCTATAAAATGTATGACTTACTCGGTGTTGCAATCATTGGAGTCTTGATGATTACGACATTAATTAGTTTTAAACTTTATTATCGAAGCGTTAGAACAAATCGTTACTTACAGATTGTCAATGATATGGCCAAAGAACTAGCACAGCAATTAACTAAAGGTTGTGTAGTCCATACGTATTTGGATAAATTAACAAATCACTTTTCTTTAGGTAAAATTGCGCTTTACGATCTTATTGATGAAGAGAAGTTTCAATTGACACACTTTTATGATAAGGGTAAAGTTATTGAAATTGAGGCAAATCCGTTTACGATTGATCGTCAATCATTTATCCGCGAACTCATTAATAATGATTCAAATTATGTTTATTACAGACGGGCTAAGGAATGGCAGTTTTATAATTTACCAGATTTAAATAAAACGGGCGAAAGTTTACTAGCGATGCCGATTAAACGTGATAATCAAGTCATTGCGATCTTAATAATTATTAAAAACAAACGAGATGCTTTTGAAGAAAGTCTCATTTCAACCCTTTCAGTTATCAATACTTATTTCGGAATTGCGTTAGGAAATGCTAGATATTATGAGGAAATTAGAAAAGATAGTAAAACTGATCACTTAACAGGCTTACCTAATTTAAGACACTTTGAATATGATCTTAGAAATTATCAAAATCATTTGGCAACGACAATTAACTTTACTGTAAATACATCAATAATTATTCTCGATCTTGATCACTTTAAAAAGATAAATGATCAATACGGACATGAGTGTGGCAATGAATTATTAATTAAAGTCGCAGAATTATTAGATTTATTTTTTACAAATAAGGGAACAGTTTATCGGTATGGTGGTGAGGAATTTATTATTTTCTTACCAAATTATTCACATGAGAGTACATTAGATTTGGCAGAGCGAATTAGAAAGCAGCTTGAACAGACTGAATTTATATGTCATAACTATATGGTATTAAATCGTCCTGAAATTTCGTTAAAAATGACAGCAAGCCTTGGAGTCGCAAGTTATCCAGAAAAAACGGATGACATTAATGAATTACTCCGCATTGCCGATCGTGCGATGTATCTAGGGGCAAAACGAGAAGGTCGAAATAAAGTAGCGGCGTATCAGTCTTAA
- the yihA gene encoding ribosome biogenesis GTP-binding protein YihA/YsxC, whose product MKVTQSEFTISAVSPNQYPTENLPEIALAGRSNVGKSSFINKMINRKALARTSSKPGKTQTLNYYLINEFFYFVDVPGYGYAKVSKTEREAWGKMMETYFSEREPLRATILVVDIRHKPTNDDVMMYDFLKHYDIPVIIIATKLDKIKKGQVNKQVKLIKETLSIEPGDQVIPFSSETAQGKEAAWNAIQAYLA is encoded by the coding sequence ATGAAAGTAACACAATCAGAATTTACAATTAGCGCGGTCTCACCAAATCAATATCCAACTGAAAACTTACCTGAAATCGCACTAGCAGGTCGTTCTAATGTTGGGAAGTCATCATTTATAAACAAAATGATCAATCGAAAAGCTTTAGCAAGAACTTCTTCAAAACCAGGAAAAACCCAAACATTAAATTATTATTTAATTAATGAATTCTTTTATTTTGTTGACGTTCCTGGATATGGTTATGCGAAAGTTTCTAAAACAGAGCGTGAAGCTTGGGGTAAAATGATGGAAACCTATTTCTCTGAACGTGAACCGCTTCGCGCAACGATTTTAGTCGTTGATATTAGACATAAACCTACAAATGATGACGTGATGATGTATGATTTCTTAAAACATTACGACATTCCAGTCATTATCATCGCAACGAAATTAGATAAAATTAAAAAAGGACAAGTTAACAAGCAAGTGAAGTTAATTAAAGAAACTTTATCAATCGAACCAGGAGATCAAGTTATCCCATTTTCATCCGAAACAGCACAGGGGAAAGAAGCAGCCTGGAACGCGATTCAAGCATATTTAGCATAA
- the spoVID gene encoding stage VI sporulation protein D, producing MADKEVRPFHFDLTETLYFHRNEGVSEMLGIGLDPEITIESHPDYVSIRGIIALTGEYLPVFVDDDRDVEDEEEIQARYFKRVERDEDGICDFLHHFPIDISIPHERIRQLSDLTVSVDHFDYKIPDPRKMILEATIEIGGLEYDRQVETEEPLDEVIEEVIEAVDEVTEEDERVEFDLKIKEEEPEPVEEEEIDVKEEKVEVEEKVLPFKPREEVKPEVSVTVDKKEEVLEEARTASFDDEFDSDDVEQEEERIEHPTYLLDLFEQPDEAEERFSQLKIYIVQNDDTLESISEKYQVNLTKLQRINRLDTTDVNQGQILYIPN from the coding sequence ATGGCAGATAAAGAAGTAAGGCCATTTCATTTTGATTTAACTGAAACGTTATATTTTCATAGAAATGAAGGCGTCTCAGAAATGTTAGGAATTGGACTTGATCCGGAGATTACAATTGAATCACATCCAGATTATGTGTCAATTCGTGGAATTATTGCATTAACAGGAGAGTATTTACCTGTATTTGTTGATGATGATCGAGATGTTGAAGATGAAGAGGAAATTCAAGCGCGTTACTTTAAGCGAGTAGAGCGTGATGAGGACGGCATTTGTGATTTTCTTCATCATTTTCCAATTGATATCTCGATCCCTCATGAGCGAATTCGTCAGCTATCAGACTTAACTGTAAGTGTGGATCACTTTGATTACAAAATTCCAGATCCTCGAAAAATGATATTGGAGGCTACGATTGAGATAGGTGGTCTTGAATATGATCGACAGGTTGAAACAGAAGAACCATTAGATGAGGTAATTGAAGAAGTTATCGAAGCAGTCGATGAAGTTACTGAAGAAGATGAGCGTGTTGAATTCGATCTAAAAATTAAGGAAGAAGAGCCAGAGCCTGTAGAAGAGGAAGAAATAGATGTAAAAGAGGAAAAAGTAGAAGTTGAAGAAAAGGTTCTGCCATTTAAACCTCGTGAAGAAGTCAAACCAGAAGTGAGTGTCACGGTAGATAAAAAAGAGGAAGTACTAGAAGAAGCGCGTACAGCATCGTTTGATGATGAATTTGATAGTGATGATGTTGAACAAGAAGAAGAACGTATTGAGCATCCAACATACTTACTTGATTTATTTGAACAACCTGATGAAGCTGAAGAACGCTTCTCCCAATTAAAGATTTACATTGTACAGAATGATGATACGTTAGAAAGCATTTCAGAAAAATATCAAGTAAATTTAACGAAATTACAACGAATTAATCGTCTTGATACGACTGATGTTAATCAAGGGCAAATTTTATACATTCCTAATTAA
- a CDS encoding prepilin-type N-terminal cleavage/methylation domain-containing protein, translating to MRDNQHGITLVELLGVLAILSIILLLIGSAHIFGQKQLVYQTDEVNQQNDVRLVVSQLTTDFRSTTADKYIEDAEGYHLGSHVYKFNESSVFRNGEKLSDNIARFELAPIKDDADVLVGVDIVIESLLGGQGSQTTVETAIYFRK from the coding sequence ATGAGGGATAATCAGCATGGGATAACATTAGTTGAATTATTAGGTGTGCTGGCGATTTTATCAATCATTTTACTCCTAATCGGATCAGCACATATATTCGGTCAAAAGCAATTAGTTTATCAAACTGATGAAGTAAATCAACAAAATGACGTTAGACTAGTCGTAAGTCAATTAACAACGGATTTTCGATCAACGACGGCAGATAAGTATATTGAGGATGCTGAGGGTTATCATTTAGGCTCACATGTTTACAAGTTCAATGAATCTTCGGTTTTCCGTAATGGGGAAAAGTTAAGTGATAATATTGCTAGATTTGAGTTAGCGCCAATCAAAGATGATGCAGATGTTTTAGTCGGTGTCGATATTGTTATAGAGAGTCTGTTAGGTGGTCAAGGTTCTCAAACGACAGTTGAAACAGCTATATACTTTAGAAAGTAG
- a CDS encoding LiaI-LiaF-like domain-containing protein, which produces MRKQNSMVAYLLIGIGFYYLLEQLSIPFLEPLTTWPSLLIIFGISLLIHSYLKRDYDKLFPSILALGFGIHYHALTLYPNWLDHWSVYAVILGIAFLLRYQKTKTGLYPGLFLLLIGLFMIISLTNNPFSDSVDVLIKVLEDYWPVGLIVFGVYLLFKKR; this is translated from the coding sequence TTGCGTAAACAAAACAGTATGGTTGCTTACTTATTAATTGGGATTGGTTTTTACTATTTATTAGAGCAATTATCTATCCCATTTCTTGAACCTTTAACAACTTGGCCAAGCTTATTAATTATTTTCGGAATTAGTTTACTCATACATAGTTACTTAAAGCGAGATTATGATAAGCTTTTTCCTAGTATTCTTGCATTAGGATTCGGTATTCACTACCATGCACTGACACTGTACCCTAATTGGCTTGATCATTGGAGTGTCTATGCAGTAATCCTTGGGATTGCATTTCTTTTGCGTTATCAGAAAACAAAAACAGGACTATATCCTGGTTTATTTTTATTATTGATTGGTTTATTTATGATCATTTCACTTACAAATAATCCATTTTCTGATTCTGTTGATGTATTGATCAAAGTTCTCGAGGATTACTGGCCAGTTGGCTTAATTGTATTTGGTGTTTATTTATTATTTAAAAAACGATAA
- a CDS encoding prepilin-type N-terminal cleavage/methylation domain-containing protein — protein MIKNNTINNQDGLTLVELLGSIVILSIIVVSFLAFFIQSAKTTKVSEDIIDASYIAQQELEAIYHLSTDQGVDQLVSYLQAQGYTHLRSGETHEFSIHIDTYRVDVKLYPVYHDSGDVIEDLHTLLVKVFDSENRQSAQMETKFFFNEVEVDEG, from the coding sequence ATGATAAAAAATAACACTATTAACAACCAAGATGGTCTAACCTTAGTAGAATTACTAGGGTCTATTGTTATTTTATCGATTATAGTTGTATCTTTTTTAGCTTTCTTTATTCAATCAGCGAAAACAACAAAGGTGTCAGAGGATATTATTGATGCCTCATATATTGCTCAGCAAGAGTTAGAAGCAATTTATCATTTATCGACTGATCAAGGCGTTGATCAGCTCGTATCATATTTGCAAGCGCAAGGTTACACTCACCTTCGATCTGGCGAAACTCACGAATTTTCTATTCACATAGATACATATCGTGTCGATGTAAAACTTTATCCCGTTTATCATGATAGTGGAGATGTGATTGAAGATTTACACACGCTTTTAGTGAAGGTGTTTGATTCAGAGAATAGGCAGAGTGCCCAAATGGAAACAAAATTCTTTTTTAACGAGGTAGAGGTTGATGAGGGATAA
- a CDS encoding valine--tRNA ligase: MTEQHNLPPKYDSAAVEKGRYQYWVEGKFFEATGDPDKQPFTVMIPPPNVTGKLHIGHAWDTTLQDIITRMKRMQGYDVLYLPGMDHAGIATQARVEAKLREEGVSRYDLGREKFVEKAWEWKHIYADHIREQWENLGLGLDYSRERFTLDEGLSEAVKEVFVKLYEEGLIYRGEYIINWDPSTQTALSDIEVIHEEVPGHFYHMRYPLKDGSGYIEIATTRPETMLGDTAIAVHPKDERYQHLIGKKAILPIVGREIEIIADDYVDREFGSGAVKITPAHDPNDFEIGNRHNLERILVMNEDGTMNENAGKYQGLDRFECRKQIVKDLQEDGTLFKIEEHVHSVGHSERTGVVVEPYLSTQWFVKMKPLAEAAVNMQQDPEQKVNFVPERFEGTYLRWMENIRDWCISRQLWWGHRIPAWYHKETGEVYVGKEAPADIENWKQDEDVLDTWFSSALWPFSTLNWPDVENEDFTRYFPTDTLVTGYDIIFFWVARMIFQSKHFTGKRPFKDVLIHGLVRDSEGRKMSKSLNNGVDPMDVIEKYGADSLRYFLATGSSPGQDVRFQWEKVESTWNFINKIWNASRFVIMNLDGLTTESIDLKGQKNVADEWILTRLNETIAQVNRHSERYDYGEVGRYLYNFIWDDFCDWYIEMAKIPLYGEDEQAKLTTRSILVYVLDQILRMLHPFMPFVTEEIWQHIPHEGESITQASWPKVNEELTNEQAATEMKHLVDIIRSVRNIRAEVDTPMSKPVDLVIKANNEQIADELKNNQHYLEKFCHTGNLTIAVDAIAPDESMSAVVSGAELYLPLAGLIDYEKEIARLEAELVKLNKEVDRVQKKLNNESFVSKAPEKIVAAEKAKEQEYLEQREKVVNRLNELRK; the protein is encoded by the coding sequence ATGACAGAACAACATAATTTGCCACCCAAATATGATTCAGCCGCTGTTGAAAAAGGTCGTTATCAATATTGGGTAGAGGGTAAATTTTTCGAAGCAACAGGAGATCCAGATAAACAACCTTTTACAGTTATGATTCCACCGCCAAACGTAACTGGAAAACTACACATCGGTCACGCATGGGATACGACTTTACAAGATATCATTACAAGAATGAAAAGAATGCAAGGCTATGATGTCCTTTATCTACCTGGAATGGACCACGCAGGTATTGCGACACAAGCACGAGTTGAGGCGAAGTTAAGAGAAGAAGGCGTTAGTCGTTATGATTTAGGCCGTGAAAAGTTTGTTGAAAAAGCTTGGGAATGGAAGCACATTTATGCTGATCATATTCGTGAGCAATGGGAAAATCTCGGTTTAGGTTTAGATTATTCTCGAGAACGCTTTACTCTTGATGAAGGATTATCAGAAGCGGTAAAAGAAGTTTTCGTTAAATTGTATGAAGAAGGCTTAATTTATCGTGGTGAATATATTATTAACTGGGATCCATCAACACAAACGGCTCTTTCTGATATTGAAGTTATTCACGAAGAGGTACCTGGACATTTCTATCATATGAGATATCCGCTTAAAGATGGCTCTGGTTATATTGAAATAGCTACAACACGCCCAGAAACTATGTTAGGTGATACTGCGATTGCAGTCCATCCTAAAGATGAGCGATATCAACATCTAATTGGTAAGAAAGCAATTTTACCAATCGTTGGTCGTGAGATTGAGATTATTGCTGATGATTATGTTGATCGTGAATTTGGTTCTGGCGCAGTAAAAATTACACCAGCACATGATCCAAATGATTTTGAGATCGGTAACCGTCACAATTTAGAACGTATCCTCGTGATGAATGAAGATGGTACGATGAATGAAAACGCTGGTAAATATCAAGGCTTAGATCGATTTGAATGCCGTAAGCAAATTGTTAAAGATCTTCAAGAGGATGGTACGTTGTTTAAGATTGAAGAGCATGTCCATTCTGTTGGTCATTCAGAGCGAACTGGCGTTGTTGTAGAGCCATATTTATCAACACAATGGTTCGTGAAGATGAAGCCACTTGCTGAGGCAGCTGTTAACATGCAGCAAGATCCTGAGCAAAAGGTTAACTTTGTCCCAGAACGATTCGAAGGTACTTATTTACGTTGGATGGAAAACATTAGAGATTGGTGTATTTCTCGTCAATTATGGTGGGGACACCGCATCCCAGCATGGTATCATAAAGAAACAGGTGAAGTATATGTTGGTAAAGAAGCACCAGCTGATATCGAAAACTGGAAGCAAGATGAAGATGTTCTAGATACGTGGTTCTCATCTGCATTATGGCCATTCTCAACATTAAATTGGCCAGATGTAGAGAATGAAGATTTTACACGTTATTTCCCAACTGATACACTCGTTACAGGCTATGATATTATTTTCTTCTGGGTAGCGAGAATGATTTTCCAATCGAAACATTTCACTGGAAAACGTCCATTTAAAGATGTATTGATTCACGGATTAGTGCGGGATTCAGAAGGACGCAAAATGAGTAAGTCATTAAACAATGGTGTCGATCCAATGGATGTAATTGAAAAGTATGGTGCTGACTCATTACGTTACTTCTTAGCGACAGGCTCATCACCAGGCCAAGATGTTCGTTTCCAATGGGAAAAGGTTGAATCTACTTGGAACTTTATTAATAAAATTTGGAACGCTTCACGCTTTGTAATTATGAACCTTGATGGTTTAACAACAGAATCAATTGATCTTAAGGGTCAGAAAAATGTAGCTGATGAGTGGATTTTAACACGATTAAATGAAACAATTGCTCAAGTTAACCGCCATAGTGAACGTTATGATTATGGTGAGGTAGGTCGTTACCTGTATAACTTCATTTGGGATGATTTCTGTGATTGGTATATTGAAATGGCGAAAATCCCACTCTATGGAGAAGATGAGCAAGCGAAGTTAACCACAAGATCTATTCTCGTTTATGTATTAGATCAAATCTTACGTATGCTACATCCATTCATGCCATTTGTAACAGAGGAGATTTGGCAACATATTCCGCATGAAGGAGAATCGATTACTCAAGCGAGCTGGCCGAAAGTAAACGAGGAGCTTACTAATGAACAAGCTGCAACTGAAATGAAGCACCTAGTTGATATTATTCGCTCAGTAAGAAATATTCGTGCAGAAGTTGATACACCAATGTCTAAACCTGTAGATTTAGTCATTAAAGCGAATAATGAACAAATCGCTGATGAATTAAAAAATAATCAACATTATCTAGAGAAATTCTGTCATACAGGCAATTTGACAATCGCAGTTGATGCGATTGCACCAGATGAGTCAATGTCAGCAGTTGTTTCAGGCGCTGAATTGTACTTACCTCTTGCAGGGTTAATTGACTACGAAAAAGAAATTGCACGTCTTGAAGCAGAATTAGTCAAATTAAATAAAGAAGTTGACCGTGTTCAGAAGAAATTAAACAATGAGAGTTTTGTTAGTAAAGCTCCGGAAAAAATAGTCGCAGCAGAAAAAGCGAAAGAACAAGAATATTTAGAGCAACGAGAAAAAGTTGTTAATCGATTAAATGAATTAAGGAAGTAA
- a CDS encoding bifunctional folylpolyglutamate synthase/dihydrofolate synthase: MFSSLEALDQFFEARETVGIKPGLDRMEQLLNDVQNPQLKVPMIHVAGTNGKGSTVTYLASILQEAGYQVGTFTSPSLTNRQAMIQLNGEPISDEVLLSYANQLAPELTKLDQENNPASLFEIIVAIAFMFFADHSSIAVVETGMGGLEDATNLVDPIVSIITSIGYDHTAFLGETIADIAKHKAGIIKPNKPIIVGKMVPEAAEVIKEVSIANHAPLHQLGTDFQVIWIENRPYYKDENQTIPLRLRLLGEHQFLNTALAIKTIALLNEMNRPISKEQIKLGIRQAHLPARFEQISDHPVIIIDGAHNLESIQAFLDTVNKLYKNVEKHLIFAAFRDKPIKEMLTALEPHFDQMSITTFEHARAASADQLFNISNHQNKQKFDDWKELLNSVRQDKLTKKVTFVVGSLDFVGKVREYFK; the protein is encoded by the coding sequence ATGTTTTCTTCACTCGAAGCATTGGATCAGTTTTTTGAAGCGCGTGAAACGGTTGGTATTAAGCCAGGGTTAGATCGAATGGAGCAATTATTAAACGATGTGCAAAATCCGCAACTTAAAGTACCTATGATTCATGTTGCAGGAACAAATGGTAAAGGGTCAACAGTCACATATTTAGCATCAATTTTACAAGAAGCGGGTTATCAAGTAGGGACATTTACTTCACCTAGTTTAACTAATCGACAAGCAATGATTCAGCTAAATGGTGAACCGATTTCAGATGAAGTGTTATTATCGTATGCTAATCAACTTGCACCTGAATTAACGAAATTAGATCAAGAAAACAATCCTGCAAGTCTCTTTGAAATAATTGTCGCGATTGCATTTATGTTTTTCGCCGATCATTCAAGTATTGCAGTAGTTGAGACAGGCATGGGTGGATTAGAGGATGCGACAAACTTAGTCGATCCAATTGTTTCAATTATTACATCAATTGGATATGATCACACAGCCTTTCTTGGCGAGACAATTGCAGATATTGCTAAGCACAAGGCTGGGATTATTAAGCCTAATAAACCAATTATCGTAGGGAAGATGGTTCCTGAAGCAGCAGAGGTTATTAAAGAAGTATCAATAGCGAATCATGCACCACTTCATCAACTAGGTACTGATTTTCAAGTGATATGGATTGAAAATCGACCATACTATAAAGATGAGAATCAAACGATTCCACTAAGGCTACGATTGTTAGGTGAACACCAATTCTTAAATACCGCGCTTGCGATAAAAACCATTGCGCTATTAAATGAAATGAATCGACCTATTTCTAAAGAACAAATAAAGCTTGGCATTAGGCAAGCTCATTTACCAGCTAGATTCGAGCAAATTTCGGATCATCCAGTTATTATTATTGATGGCGCGCATAATTTAGAAAGTATTCAAGCCTTTCTTGATACGGTGAATAAGTTATATAAGAACGTAGAGAAACACTTAATTTTTGCAGCGTTTAGAGATAAGCCGATTAAGGAAATGCTAACAGCGCTTGAACCACATTTTGATCAGATGAGTATCACGACATTTGAACACGCGCGTGCAGCATCAGCAGATCAGCTCTTTAACATCTCCAATCATCAAAACAAGCAAAAGTTTGATGATTGGAAAGAGTTACTAAATAGTGTTCGTCAAGATAAGTTAACGAAAAAAGTGACTTTTGTCGTTGGTTCACTTGATTTTGTTGGTAAAGTTAGGGAATATTTTAAGTAA